GGCGGCGTCGGCCAGTTCGGTCCGGGACAGGCACTGGCCCGTCCGTACTGGTGAGGGCAGCCGCCGGCGGGCACCGCGGAGCCGGGTGTTCGGTGTGATCACCGCGTCGGGACGACGGGGCACCGAATCCTCCCTTCACGGCCGCCGATGGACGCTATGACGACCGCTGACCTCAGGACCGCGCGCGTTTGAGCGATGTCAGCTTATCTGTCGATACGACCAGTGACGTACCCACGGCTACCGCGTCGACCCGTACGGTTACCGCTCGTTCAGCAGGATCGAGAGATGCTCGCCAAACGACTCGGCCAGGCTTGCCAGCAGCGCCTCACCTTTGCCTGCCGTGCCGGCCGAGGGCCGGCCGATGACCCCGGTCGTCGTATAGGCACCCATTCCGTGGGCCAACAGCATCGGCCGTTCATCGGCGGCGTGGTCGCCGTCGACGAAGCCGGCACCAACCGCGCCCGGCTGGACACACAGCAGGATGGAGACCTCCAGCTCACCCGCGTGCATGTCATGATGTGCGTCGCTGGCCAGCTCCGCCGCGGACCGGGCGTTGTCCCAGTCCGTCCGCGTGGGAAACAAGGTCATCGAGCCGGCCTTCTCCGCGTTTGCGGTCTGCACGATGTTGGATTTACCGACCAACAACGGCCTCGCAGCGCTCTGACCTGCGCCAGCATCAAAACTTACATGTCAGCAACGTGGCCAGCGAGGATGACGTACCCGCGTGTCGACGCTGGGGCACGGGTCGGCCAACGTCCGCGGCGTAGGCACCGCCAGGTGCCGCCATGCGCGCTGTCACCAGGCTGAGCCGTGAGGCGAGCAACGCCTTCCAATCTCAACGCTGCGTGGGTCAGGAGGTAAACCATGCCGCTCGGTCACTTTCTGTAGGGTACGTCGGCCCCCAGCTCACGGTTGGCATACTGATCTAGCCGATGACAGTGCAGTGCCGACCGTAGAAGCTGACGATCTCATGCGGGTATCGGGCCGATCTGATTGCGTCGGGGCCGGCCGCCGCTGCGCGCGGGGTTTCGATCGGGATTCGTGGGCGCTACCGCAGTTGGTCGCGGCGGCGGGTCAGGTTGGCGGTCTGGGCGGTGTTGCCGGCCAGCTCGATGGCTTTGTCGTAGGCCGCGCGCGACTGCTGACTTTGGCCCAGCCGGCGCAGCAGGTCGGCGCGGGTCGCGTGGTAGGCGTGATAGCCGGCCAGCTTGTCCTCAAGACGGTCGACGGCCGCCAGCGCCACCTCCGGTCCGTCGAGCTCGGCGACCGCGATAGCCCGGTTGAGGGCGACGATCGGCGAGGAGTCGAGGTGGACGAGTTGGTCGTAGAGGGCGACGACCTGCGACCAGTCGGTGTCGCGGATGTCGCGGGCGGAGGTGTGCACGGCGTTGATCGCGGCGAGGATCTGGTAGCGGCCCGGAGCCACCCCGGCGGCGGCAGCGGCGAGGCGCTCGCGCACGAGCGGTGACCCTCGGCGATCAGCGCCTTGTCCCAGGCCCCACGGTCCTGCTCGTCGAGGGTGACCAGTTCGCCGCTGGCCGAAACCCGAGCGGTGCGGCGGGCCTCGGTGAGCAGCATCAGCGCCAACAGCCCGGCCACCTCACCGTCCTCCGGCAGCAGAGCGCGGATCAGACGGGTGAGCCGGATCGCCTCGGCGGTCATGTCGTGACGTACGGGATCGGTGTCGGGGCCGGTCGCCAGGTAGCCCTCGTTGAAGACGAGATACAGCACGGCGAGCACGCCGGAGACGCGTCCCGGGAGATCCTCGGCGGCCGGCACCCGATAGGGGATCCGAGCCGACTTGATCTTGGCCTTCGCGCGGGTGATCCGCTGCTCCAAGGTGGTCTCCCGCACCAGGAAGGCGCGGGCGATCTCGGGCACGGTCAGACCGCCGACCATGCGCAGCGTCAGCGCCACGCGGGCTTCCATCGCAAGCGCCGGGTGACAGCAGGTGAAGACCAGCCGCAGCAGGTCGTCGTCGATGGCGCCGAGAGGCTCGGGTGGGGTGTTGTCGTACACCATCTGAGCCTCCTTGTGCTTGTCGTCGCGCTTGTTCTCGCGCCGGATCCGGTCGATGGCCTTGCGGTTGGCGGTGGTGGTCAGCCAGGCGCCGGGGTTGGGGGGTACGCCGTCGGCCGGCCACCGTTCCACGGCGGTCGCGAACGCCTCGGCCGCTGCCTCCTCGGCGATGTCGAGGTCACCGAAACGCCGGGTCAGCGAGGCGACCGCCCGGGCCCACTCGTCGTGGTGGGCCCGGGTGACCGCCTCCTCGACGTCGCTCACTGGAACGGCCGCACCTCGATCTTCCGATCGCAGACCTTCGACGCCTCGGCGGCGAGCTTGAGCGCCACATCCAGATCGGGGACCTCCCACACCCAGACGCCGGCGAGGTACTCCTTCGACTCCACGAAAGGCCCGTCGC
The Micromonospora pisi DNA segment above includes these coding regions:
- a CDS encoding creatininase family protein, with the translated sequence MVGKSNIVQTANAEKAGSMTLFPTRTDWDNARSAAELASDAHHDMHAGELEVSILLCVQPGAVGAGFVDGDHAADERPMLLAHGMGAYTTTGVIGRPSAGTAGKGEALLASLAESFGEHLSILLNER